The window TCGGCACCGTCCGGTGCGAGCAGCCGATGCATTCCAGCGCCCACATGAGAGGTTCGCCGGCGATCTCCGGCAGCGCCGACACCAGTTCGTCCAAGCGAAAGCGCCTGATATCAACCACCGGCGGCCGCGCCCGATTGACCGGCTCCTGCAGCTTCAGCTGCGCGATCCGAATGGCGTCGTGATAGCTCATCCGTGCCGCCAGCAGCCGCGCGATCTCGGAGAACAACGCGTCGTCGAGGCCGCGGCGGCCGACGAAGCGGCGCAGCCGGTCGCAATACAGCTGCGCATATCTCGGTCCCTGATAATCGATCAGCAGCGCGATGCCCTGCAGAGCCGCGGGTTTCACCGCCTCGGGCAAGCCGGCCGGCAGACAAGCCGGCGCAGAGTCGTCCTGGCCCGCCATTTCGGCGAGCGTGGAGCGGATGATGGTGATGAAGCCGGCCACGGGAATTCCTGACGCTTACGCGGGTTGCGCACCCGCGGGGACCGTCGACGCGTCACGCTGCGCCAGCCGCGCCTCGAGCGTGTCGATGTTCTGGAACAGCCGGGCGCTGACAAGCCGCAGGAAGAAGAAGCCGAATTCCGGATTCTGCACGTAGAGTTCCTCGACCTGACTGTAGCTGACGCTGAGCACGGTGCCGGCCTCGATGCATTCCAGCGTCTGGGTTCGCTCGTTGGACGGCGACAGCATGCCGAATTCGCCGACGATGGCGCCGACCGGCAGCTCGATGCCGGATTCCACCAGCCGGTAGCGGCCGCTGACGATGTAGAACATGTCCTCGGCCTTCTCGTCCTTGTAGAACAGCGCCTCGCCCGCCTCGCATTTACGTTCAGTCATGAATGGCTTCAGCCATTCCATCGACAGGTCGCTGTTGACGGATTTCTTCACGTCGCGGACCAGCTGCAGCATCTGGTGCAGGCGATAGGCATTGAGCGGCAGCAGCACCGCGTGCAGCGCCACGGTCGGATAATTGTGGGTCGGGATCGATATCGCGATCAGGATGACATTGGTGAGAATGCCGAACACCCGCAGCGGGATCATTGTCCGCATGGTGCAGGTCGCGACCACGAAGATCGAGGCGAACGCGCTGCCGGCGTGTTGCAGATAGGTCATATCCATGGGAGCCAACCGGGTTTCCAGAGAGGGCCGCACCGTCCTCCGCCAACGTGAATTGCAGATGACCCGGGCCCTTGCGGCGGCAATATAACCGATCCCCGCCAAATAGCCCGCCCCGCACACTGCGGAAATCCCATGGCGGTGCCATCACATTGACGGGCCGACACGGCGCGGGCACGGTCGGTAGCCCGATCCCCAAGGAGAACAACATGTCGGAAACGACGGATACCCCCAGCGCGCCAATCCTCACCATCGACGGTGCCCGCGCTACCATCCGGCTGAACCGGCCGAAACACCTGAACCGGCTGCAGCCGGCCGACCTCGAC is drawn from Nitrobacteraceae bacterium AZCC 2146 and contains these coding sequences:
- a CDS encoding hypothetical protein (product_source=Hypo-rule applied), whose protein sequence is MAGFITIIRSTLAEMAGQDDSAPACLPAGLPEAVKPAALQGIALLIDYQGPRYAQLYCDRLRRFVGRRGLDDALFSEIARLLAARMSYHDAIRIAQLKLQEPVNRARPPVVDIRRFRLDELVSALPEIAGEPLMWALECIGCSHRTVPIRFSTASWWGVKRLKIEASLRRWRLLSVRYATERAWVERWLHMIARSLTKQPDAVAAVVQTATMIEGYGTGYRHGLAAWHQIIDGLAKPVFDGKLVLPDLSAAISQARAVPRDPKGDQLRKAIGEIRAGAISAT
- a CDS encoding hypothetical protein (product_source=Hypo-rule applied; cath_funfam=2.60.120.10; pfam=PF00027; smart=SM00100; superfamily=51206; transmembrane_helix_parts=Outside_1_14,TMhelix_15_32,Inside_33_38,TMhelix_39_61,Outside_62_230) is translated as MRPSLETRLAPMDMTYLQHAGSAFASIFVVATCTMRTMIPLRVFGILTNVILIAISIPTHNYPTVALHAVLLPLNAYRLHQMLQLVRDVKKSVNSDLSMEWLKPFMTERKCEAGEALFYKDEKAEDMFYIVSGRYRLVESGIELPVGAIVGEFGMLSPSNERTQTLECIEAGTVLSVSYSQVEELYVQNPEFGFFFLRLVSARLFQNIDTLEARLAQRDASTVPAGAQPA